From a region of the Candidatus Polarisedimenticolia bacterium genome:
- a CDS encoding CHAD domain-containing protein, with translation MNPKKLGPQGRNIPWLHLLDERSRELLQLRARILRRGDEEAYHDIRVATRRLQELVAFLNPFLPQRRARRLWRRARKIRRAVSDTRNADVMRLVAAKLCPDLDQDHSRSLKKLCSRCLPVPRRRRPRSLPEARKRIAALRARFHDPAPGAVRTRAEQLLEERLARLAKARRNARSGSPRAMHRLRIAVKHYRYLLELLSPLGLVGAEPVLEKAQSAQHTLGKLHDLDMLVEFLEDNGSSKDMRRALARERQRRLQESRREIATLPVIDIRWKPGSSPARRPRRAKR, from the coding sequence ATGAATCCCAAAAAGCTCGGACCGCAAGGCCGGAACATCCCCTGGCTGCATCTGCTGGACGAACGCAGCCGCGAGCTCCTCCAGCTGCGCGCGCGCATCCTGCGCCGCGGTGACGAGGAGGCCTATCACGACATTCGCGTCGCGACCCGGCGGCTGCAGGAGCTGGTCGCCTTTCTCAATCCTTTTCTTCCCCAGCGCCGGGCGCGTCGCCTCTGGCGGCGGGCCCGCAAAATCCGGCGTGCCGTCTCCGACACGCGCAACGCCGACGTCATGCGGCTCGTGGCGGCGAAACTGTGTCCCGACCTGGATCAGGATCATTCCCGCTCGCTGAAGAAGCTCTGCTCCCGGTGCCTGCCCGTCCCGCGCCGGCGCCGGCCTCGCAGCCTGCCGGAGGCCCGCAAGCGCATCGCTGCCCTGCGTGCGCGCTTCCACGATCCGGCGCCCGGCGCGGTCAGGACGAGGGCCGAGCAGCTCCTCGAGGAGCGGCTGGCGCGGCTCGCCAAGGCGCGCCGCAATGCCCGCAGCGGCTCCCCGAGAGCCATGCACCGGCTGCGCATCGCCGTGAAGCACTACCGCTACCTGCTGGAGCTGCTCTCCCCGCTGGGGCTCGTGGGCGCCGAGCCGGTGCTGGAAAAGGCGCAAAGCGCGCAGCACACGCTGGGGAAGCTGCACGATCTCGACATGCTGGTGGAATTCCTGGAGGACAACGGCTCGTCCAAGGACATGCGCCGGGCGCTGGCGCGCGAGCGGCAGCGGCGCCTGCAGGAGTCACGCCGGGAGATCGCCACCCTTCCGGTGATCGACATCCGCTGGAAGCCGGGAAGCTCTCCGGCGCGCCGCCCGCGGCGGGCGAAGCGATGA
- a CDS encoding Ppx/GppA phosphatase family protein has product MKPRLLAIVDIGSNTIRSMIVEVQDDGTYRTLDEERAVPRLAAGLIRRHRLSAAATASAVEALGRMADIIRSRGVRKVTAVATSAIREASNRRALLDRIRAKTGLKVRVISGPEEARLAFESATSSFELAGRSCAVADIGGGSSEVILATGSAIREVHSLRLGAVALTEEFLVSDPVKTDEFKAMRRRVRHVLGEAGIDADPPVQFLIASGGTATTIAQMAMAREGLQGRSVQGYEMTQAEILHLRQALLRRPLSERRQMPGLSADRADIILAGITILYELMDQLKVNSLRVSARGIRHALLNRMIGRTLSKASPAPRPRMAAAESFGRSLGFESKHGVQAQRLALMLFDQVAQPLGIDPYSRDLLSAAALLHDVGYVVAYRQHHKHSYHLISHAHLDGFTPREREIIAQVARFHRRAAPRKKHKEWSALPKDDRELVRRLASLLRIADALDRRHSQGIQDLRCHLDRRRLLLILRAPRDVSVEIHGAQEKAELFEETFDRKVVFRTASAASEGARPRSASGGGKLAAAATGS; this is encoded by the coding sequence ATGAAACCGCGCCTGTTGGCGATCGTCGACATCGGCTCCAACACGATCCGGTCGATGATCGTCGAGGTCCAGGACGACGGGACCTACCGGACCCTCGACGAGGAGCGCGCGGTGCCGCGCCTCGCCGCGGGGCTCATCCGGCGCCATCGGCTTTCGGCCGCGGCGACGGCCTCGGCGGTGGAGGCGCTCGGAAGGATGGCCGACATCATCCGCTCGCGCGGCGTGCGCAAGGTCACGGCGGTGGCGACCAGCGCCATCCGGGAGGCCTCCAACCGCCGCGCCCTCCTCGACCGGATTCGCGCGAAGACGGGATTGAAAGTGCGGGTCATCTCAGGACCCGAGGAGGCGCGCCTGGCCTTCGAGAGCGCCACCTCGAGCTTCGAGCTGGCCGGCAGGTCGTGCGCCGTGGCCGACATCGGCGGCGGCAGCTCCGAGGTGATCCTCGCCACCGGCAGCGCCATCCGTGAGGTCCATTCCCTGCGTCTCGGCGCCGTGGCCCTCACCGAGGAGTTCCTCGTGTCTGATCCGGTGAAGACGGACGAGTTCAAGGCGATGCGGCGACGCGTGCGGCACGTCCTGGGGGAGGCGGGGATCGACGCCGACCCGCCGGTGCAGTTCCTCATCGCCTCGGGCGGGACGGCCACCACTATCGCCCAGATGGCCATGGCGCGCGAGGGGCTGCAGGGCCGGTCGGTGCAGGGGTACGAGATGACGCAGGCCGAGATCCTTCATTTGCGCCAGGCGCTGCTGCGGCGCCCCCTCTCGGAGCGCCGCCAGATGCCGGGGCTCTCCGCCGATCGCGCCGACATCATCCTGGCCGGGATCACCATCCTCTACGAGCTGATGGACCAGCTCAAGGTGAACTCTTTGCGCGTCAGTGCGCGCGGCATCCGGCACGCCCTGCTGAACCGTATGATCGGGCGCACGCTGTCGAAGGCCTCCCCCGCGCCGCGTCCCCGCATGGCGGCCGCCGAGTCGTTCGGCCGATCCCTGGGCTTCGAGAGCAAGCATGGAGTGCAGGCGCAACGGCTGGCGCTGATGCTGTTCGATCAGGTGGCGCAGCCTCTCGGCATCGACCCTTACTCGCGCGACCTGCTCTCGGCCGCGGCGCTGCTGCACGACGTCGGCTACGTGGTGGCCTACCGCCAGCACCACAAGCACAGCTACCACCTGATTTCGCATGCCCATCTGGACGGGTTCACGCCGCGCGAGCGCGAGATCATCGCGCAGGTGGCGCGTTTTCACCGGCGCGCCGCGCCGCGCAAGAAGCACAAGGAATGGTCCGCCCTCCCCAAGGACGATCGGGAGCTGGTGCGCCGCCTGGCCTCCTTGCTGCGCATCGCCGACGCCCTCGACCGCCGGCATTCGCAGGGAATCCAGGATCTGCGCTGCCATCTCGACCGGCGCCGGCTGCTCCTCATCCTGAGGGCGCCACGCGACGTCTCGGTGGAGATCCACGGCGCTCAGGAAAAGGCGGAGCTGTTCGAAGAGACTTTCGACAGGAAAGTGGTGTTCCGCACGGCGAGCGCCGCCTCGGAAGGGGCGCGCCCGCGCAGCGCCTCAGGCGGCGGAAAGCTGGCGGCCGCCGCGACGGGAAGCTGA